The Rhinolophus sinicus isolate RSC01 linkage group LG07, ASM3656204v1, whole genome shotgun sequence genomic interval TAGCCCAGTCATGTTATTTGGTGATGGTGTGAACCGCGACTGGCTTATACCGGGAGCGGGCAAAACTGCTTTCCTACTTTGAACCCCACCACGTTTTGTAAATAAATTCTTAccagaacacagccacactcattcatttacagaTTCTCTATGGCTGCTTTCGCACTATCATGGCAGAGCTGAGTACTTGTGACAGAGATCTTATGGCTCAAAAGCCTAAAAGATTTTGCCAACCCATGCCTTAGACGGCAGCCTCCATGGAGTCAAACATTTATATTGGCCAAGATTTGCATCATGACTATTTCTCCCAGAAAGgtcaaaattaaaagtgaattaaGATGAATTTGTGTCTAGAACTCTTTTGGAGTATATCAGTAGAGATATCTAAACCACTGGGATTTGGCTTTCGAGatacttttagttttatataatgTCACTCACTATACACTAACTTCTGAATACATTGCCATGAATTTCCTCCAAGGGTCAGATGTTGGAGCACTTGGATAGGTAGTTTCTAGCAGCGCAGAAGAATATAAGGAAGCCCACTAAACATCCAGAGATTTAGCAATGTTATGTTGtattatgaacaaataaatatgagCCTGTCAGGCCCAGGATGACAGGTTTTCTCCCTATACAGCACTTGTCTTATACAGACTGGGATCTCAGATGAGTATTCTACTCTGGCCCACAAAAGCAGCACGATCTGGAGACTAAATTATATTATAGAACTGATTTGGTCTCTACCATTTTAAGCGTGACACATCTTTTTTCAGTGCCATAACAAACTGTCACGTATCTTTTGAGCTAGGGGATATGTTCCTTTCGTGATCCAACCATTGAGTAATACAGCGTTACCCAGAAAGAATTCCTTCTTTAGTCTAAACTCAGATTgttgatgagaaaatggaggcctagagaagttaagtgattacACCAAGATGATATAGCTATTTAGCTGCAGGCCAGTGACTGGAAGCAGGTGTACCTACTTCGAGTTTAAGTACATTATTTCCTATACATTTAATATAGATCTGGTGGTTCAATTAAAGCccttgtttttctcccttctccttttctgtctcttagaGTTGGAAAGACTCCTGGGTAAGTTTGGACAGGACACACAAAGAATAGAAGATTCTGTGCTGATTGGATGCTCCGAACAGCAGGAAGCATGGTTTGCCCTGAACCTAAATAGCTCCTCTTCCACAAATGGTACATAGCATCATTCCTAATGGGTACTTCCCAGGGGTTCTCAGACTTCGGGATTTCACATGACAGTAAAATTTCAAAGACAATGTTGGGAATACATGAAGGTTATCaactttctattattttaaagttaggaCGGAAAAAATGTTACCatctattatcatcatcatttaaaAGAACATAGAGGACATTTTAACGCTTCTTTCTAAGCTAGGTGGTGGGTACACAGATGTTTACTGTATTATTCTCTGTacctttatacatttttttatgtcttcagTATTTcataagaaatgtttaaaaattcgTGACATCATTCTTATTTCTCCTATCCATGCAAGTGAATAAGCTTGTTACCTTGGCATAGCTCTGGGTCTTCAGACCTGCATTTGGGAACCAGCTTGCTATAGGCTCATGGCTCCTATCAGGCTTTTCTTCAGGATGTGGGTGCAAATGTAATGATGCTGAATGAGGTTCAGAAAGCTTAGCGGTCCCATTTCGTCTCTTTTCCAGGGTTAGAGTGTGGCTAGTGCCAATGTTCTTATTGCCCCGAAGAGGATCTTGTGAAATAGTACTATGCTCTAATGTTTCCTAACTTTGCCCGAATATAAGAATCACCTGGtgcttgttaaaaaataaagatttctggGCCTCACTCACCTGCTGTTCAGAATCTCCAGGTAGGGGCTTCAGaacctgtttttttaattttccctagTTGAGTCTTACTAGGTGAGTCTGGGAAACACTGTTGTAACAGGATACACTTGAGAGGGGCCCCGAAGCAAAGTTTggcatttgtttcatttcattctcttttctaattttccagCTTCCTTACAGAAActggaaatggagagagagcTCCAGGGGTCTTTCACTGAGTTGAGGAAGGCTCTGTTTCGGCTGAATATGAAGGACGCCTCCTTGCTATCCACGGTAGAGTCCGATTTCTCAGCTCTGTAGGAAATTTAGCAAAGCAGCGTGTAAGGGCAAATGCATGCGTAAGAAGGCCAGAGCTAcacttgatttcttcttttgcaaaTTATAGTTCTTCCTACAAACTTTGGCAGAAGAACAACGTGCTGTAGGGAGatggcttcttcttcttctttctttggcCCTTGTTTTCGGCAGGATCGCTGTCAGAACCGTTTTCTCCTAAGGACATGCAGATCGATGGCGATGGAATCTATGGGCCTCATAAACAATGTTAATGGCCCACAGCATGACAGACACAGCAGCATGTCCTTCTTCTGAGAAATCAGTTTTTATTGCTTTAATGACTCGTCCTCACAGCTTTATCTTTCACTTGCTAAAGTGCTTTCGATTGTCCATTTAAAGAGATATCTTCAAccatttttcatttgcaaaaaaattCCAGTTTTACTGGGGAGGAGTCCATGTTGGGGTGTTCAACTATATTGGAAGCTGGATCATAAGTACTTGGATGTTCATTATAATACTTTATatgttacataaattttaaataattcctaatacatttaaaaatatgctttcttttattcctatttcaGAGGCTGGAGGAATATGTTCAGatagtttccttattttaaagttcaaataGTTAATAACTATTCAAAGCAGGTGAACTGGGAAAGGACTGGCATTTCCCTTTGAGTTGCTCTGAATACTAGGCCCAGCACTGTGACAGATGAGCTCCACGTTCCCTGCAAAAGAACCCTAGCCTGTCTTTGTATTCCTAGGCTCAGGCTCTCCTCCGTTGGCATGATGCTCATCAGTTCTGCAGCAGATGTGGGCAGCCCACCAAGAAGAACGTGGCTGGCAGCAAGCGTGTGTGTCCTGCCAGTAAGAGCATCTATTACCCACAGGTGTGTCCTGCTTGAAAAGGACAGTAATCCAAGAAGGCTGTGCACTGCTCTGTCCTGGGAATGGAAGCCTGTACAGCTAAAAGGCTTTCTCAGTCCCTCGCTCCCTCATCCCATGAACAGACCCTGAAGCCTGGTCTGTAAGTGTCCGTCTCTTTTTCCTAGATGGCTCCGGTGGTGATCACTCTGGTGTCGGACGGGACCCGATGCCTGCTTGCCCGCCAAAGTTCCTTTCCCAAGGGAATGTATTCTGCCTTGGCAGGTTTTTGTGATATAGGTAAGGAGTTTAGAGCATGTACACATAACACAAGAGGGCACGAAAGCTTATCAATAGTACTGATTTTTTGTCTTGTTGTCCTAGTACTTGGAGTCTCAAGCACCTTCTTCCCTGTAGTGCCAAGAAAACGGCCTTCTGGAACTGTATTTTTCCAATACTTTACAGGCcaactttcaaacatacagcATATTTGAAAGAACTATACAGTGAAAACACCACCTAGATTCTATAATTTTTTACACTTACTTTCTCATGTACCTGTCTATCCATTCCTCCATCCATCCAGCAATCGTCTTATTTTTTTGATACAGATTGCAGAAATTAGTACTCTTctccctaaatatttcagcatgcatCATATTTACTAGGATTTAATATATACAGTTttgggattttcttctttttcttctgtgtatctGGATAAAAATTGCAAATGGTGGCATTAGAATTTTATTAAAGCTGAGGGCAGCAGTAACCTCTCCCACTGTCACTCGTATTTTGTGTTATGATTAACCTAGTAGGTTTAAGTACTGTAATTCAACACCCAACTCCAGACTTGATTCCTGCTGTGGTGGAGATGCAGAGATTTAAGGCTCTCCCAAGAGTAGTTCATGGAAACTTTGGAGCCAGTTTCACACTCCTTTCACAAATGGGCATTTGTATCACCCTTCCTGCTGCAGGGCTGTCCTGAATTAATCTGAGTGCTTGTAGGTGAAAGTCTGGAAGAGGCTGTCCGGCGAGAAGTTGCAGAAGAGGTGGGACTGGAGATAGAAAGACTGCAGTACTCTGCATCCCAGCACTGGCCCTTTCCGAATAGCTCACTCATGATTGCTTGTCATGCAACTGTGAAACCAGGACAGACAGAGGTAAGTGCTGAAGCTTGCCTCCTGCTGTGATATTTCCTTTGCCTCATCCAAGCTCCACAGTAGGTACTTACTCACTAAGCCTGTCTCAGTCAGCATTGTCTAGATTATACAAGGATGTGTAAGATATGAC includes:
- the NUDT13 gene encoding NAD(P)H pyrophosphatase NUDT13, mitochondrial isoform X1, producing the protein MSLYCGIACRRKPFWCYRLLSTYVTKTRYLFELKEDNDACKKAQQTGAFYLFHGLAPLLQKSEHQYLAPKYNLSELERLLGKFGQDTQRIEDSVLIGCSEQQEAWFALNLNSSSSTNASLQKLEMERELQGSFTELRKALFRLNMKDASLLSTAQALLRWHDAHQFCSRCGQPTKKNVAGSKRVCPASKSIYYPQMAPVVITLVSDGTRCLLARQSSFPKGMYSALAGFCDIGESLEEAVRREVAEEVGLEIERLQYSASQHWPFPNSSLMIACHATVKPGQTEIQVNLRELEAAAWFSHDEVVTALRIKDPYTQQQNGTVPFWLPPKLAIAHHLIKEWVEKPTCSAVPA
- the NUDT13 gene encoding NAD(P)H pyrophosphatase NUDT13, mitochondrial isoform X2, whose product is MERELQGSFTELRKALFRLNMKDASLLSTAQALLRWHDAHQFCSRCGQPTKKNVAGSKRVCPASKSIYYPQMAPVVITLVSDGTRCLLARQSSFPKGMYSALAGFCDIGESLEEAVRREVAEEVGLEIERLQYSASQHWPFPNSSLMIACHATVKPGQTEIQVNLRELEAAAWFSHDEVVTALRIKDPYTQQQNGTVPFWLPPKLAIAHHLIKEWVEKPTCSAVPA